From Cognatishimia activa, one genomic window encodes:
- a CDS encoding DEAD/DEAH box helicase, producing MTKFADLNLNKKVLKAVEEAGYESPTPIQAGAIPPALEGKDVLGIAQTGTGKTASFTLPMISLLARGRARARMPRSLVLCPTRELAAQVAENFDAYTKHLKLTKALLIGGVSFKEQEAIIDKGVDVLIATPGRLLDHFERGKLILSDVKVMVVDEADRMLDMGFIPDIERIFGLTPFTRQTLFFSATMAPEIERITNTFLSAPVRVEVARQATASENIEQGVVMFKASRRDREGSEKRKVLRELIKLEGDACTNAIIFCNRKTDVDICAKSMKKYGLNAAPIHGDLDQSQRMKTLDAFRNGELQFLVASDVAARGLDIPDVTHVFNFDVPGHAEDYVHRIGRTGRAGRSGKAVMICSPRDEKQFAAVESLIQKEIPRIENPVKPAERKARSKVEDKPEAAPTPEKSDTKSNRSRSRGRGGRGRDNDAPVIGMGDHLPSFIALSFEERRAS from the coding sequence ATGACAAAGTTCGCAGACCTGAATCTGAACAAAAAAGTTCTCAAAGCCGTTGAAGAAGCGGGCTATGAAAGCCCAACACCCATTCAAGCAGGCGCAATCCCCCCGGCCCTAGAAGGCAAAGACGTTTTGGGGATCGCACAAACTGGCACCGGTAAAACCGCTAGCTTCACTCTACCAATGATATCGCTTTTGGCCCGCGGCCGCGCCCGCGCCCGGATGCCGCGCAGCTTGGTTTTGTGCCCAACGCGTGAATTGGCAGCCCAGGTGGCAGAAAACTTCGACGCTTACACCAAACACCTGAAACTGACCAAAGCGCTATTGATCGGCGGCGTCAGTTTCAAGGAACAGGAAGCCATCATCGACAAGGGTGTTGACGTCTTAATAGCCACTCCGGGTCGCCTTCTGGACCATTTTGAGCGTGGCAAACTGATCCTGTCTGACGTGAAAGTCATGGTTGTCGATGAAGCCGACCGTATGCTCGATATGGGCTTTATCCCTGATATTGAACGCATTTTCGGCCTCACACCTTTCACACGCCAAACGCTTTTCTTCTCGGCCACAATGGCGCCAGAGATTGAGCGCATCACAAACACCTTCCTCTCCGCCCCTGTTCGGGTGGAAGTTGCGCGTCAAGCAACAGCTTCTGAGAACATCGAGCAAGGTGTTGTCATGTTCAAAGCCTCCCGCCGTGACCGCGAAGGCAGCGAAAAGCGCAAGGTTCTGCGCGAGCTGATCAAACTGGAAGGCGATGCCTGCACCAACGCGATCATCTTCTGTAACCGTAAGACCGATGTCGATATCTGTGCGAAGTCGATGAAGAAATATGGTCTGAACGCAGCGCCAATTCACGGCGATCTCGATCAGTCCCAGCGCATGAAGACCCTCGATGCCTTCCGCAATGGTGAGCTGCAATTCCTTGTCGCCTCCGATGTTGCGGCGCGTGGTCTGGATATCCCTGATGTGACGCATGTCTTCAACTTCGACGTGCCGGGCCATGCCGAAGACTACGTTCACCGCATTGGCCGGACGGGCCGCGCAGGGCGCAGCGGCAAGGCCGTAATGATCTGCTCCCCGCGTGATGAAAAGCAATTTGCCGCGGTGGAATCACTGATCCAGAAAGAAATCCCGCGGATCGAAAACCCAGTAAAGCCCGCGGAGCGCAAAGCCCGCAGCAAGGTTGAAGACAAGCCTGAAGCAGCGCCGACGCCGGAGAAATCTGACACTAAATCCAACCGTAGCCGCTCTCGCGGACGGGGTGGACGTGGTCGCGACAATGACGCGCCAGTGATTGGCATGGGTGATCACCTGCCGAGCTTTATTGCCCTTAGCTTTGAAGAGCGTCGCGCGAGCTAA